A window of the Thunnus albacares chromosome 15, fThuAlb1.1, whole genome shotgun sequence genome harbors these coding sequences:
- the rlf gene encoding zinc finger protein Rlf isoform X2 yields MHYAGSRNSMDHGLPLLEVYCLSINCFAAARSHLTAESDRVALVLKRLALSCFELLLSVPENEIPYEAWLQFHHSVQIAHDTLLQYGSTDLQALLQITGEGGAWSNPVLTSLLTGQPTNKEEVDAYISLEGEGFMEMRVKHLEKMGELAKAVVLAKACTECSFVSNQATFRQVYVTLLCHLLPNEEAIMEISRLDCKDVLEITCNLETEGEENTGFILCTTFLTQQLQQQSLYCSWELTLLWSKLQRRIGPSLMSLLERCLQLGAIAKTVHHLLYLVRVIQTEAQELGIAASVELCVKALQLPKQDDSETRISVCKTVSCLLPDDLEVLRACLLTEFLLGPSQESFSCLEELYLRPDQKYDQENEVIPNSLRCELLLALKSYWPFDPEFWDWKTLKYHCISLLGLTPESEGEEEEVVVKQERDKEHESQENAVKVESEHQQSLNGSLDGDEQQDEKKPSNSTEVQEESDTKKHKFCCLICKKSVTDTQIVHHSKRHAEDNSNPCPVCLEKFKSRKELVPHMKQHILSETQLNKNNIKNEDMQKQMDEDDDIEPGEITIDPSLMLYYKSTHDPDVLHHIVQQAKTVKEKQVEDDEHVTFDYIEQHFKLQNRDEYPCPGTGCTRTFKHSKYLYVHLKSEHKGDENVKHFHQMRDKREKCVFCRRHFVSAYHHRKHRRVHYGDHPYTCVVIGCGAKFRSSNELVTHKQTHGYQLNYQCELTGCYVTYSDLGQIYHHEAQHFRDAAFTCSSPECTKYYLSKKEFLEHLSTHNITFSEDDFEAQRKAKRKFLKTVSEARLNKSSDSEEIVNGDVLNSSSVSCASSLQASDNKEPKGTMTLVAVCFDGSKFTCGFEKCGMTFSRARDVQRHLKCAHPEHLKLENKEHKHDKERGSKSKGIKTEMEPEPEPEQKGKNEPSTPFQPVETGKERKTATHPKNNEANSSSLQAKNDTLKEILIGLSKLDLNSSSPHSVPNDPPQSESNAAQMSLHQTITAKPPVVSLPKRSPPPEEKTPVKSEQASATDEKEGSVESLATAKPYTCEVKGCGFRTAQSYSLLRHYNTKHGRTVEQAKRLTSLKNTSFKPYVCQLCSKSHREKHVLKAHYIQVHNLSETLVNKISYASVRYEGSKATNPAKHTSQHLTNHALKVRKMDIPRLHRQQEKKKVTTISETGQNFDNQSPSEEEGEDEAESREEDSREEDSREEDSREEDNEQKGESEVGTTQQVRTTRRLVAKSNLCYILDKFSKPFHCVAKNCDAAFSTQGGLVRHLQLIHHYNRSQLLLEKDFDVHHSPEVKKEPAKKRPLSNSDEPQPQYKCHFANCVSSYHLKSSLVRHTRDCHSQPPPQYKCHFANCGASYHLKSSLVRHTRDYHSQPPELIRCKYEGCTRVFSHDDALKKHTLYSHCEYYDSLVVRLQSTHKKSITGCQKKLIVTPQSPQKEEPGSPNTQAVISSPKPEVTAQSEEVGEQVGEEEKKVPRVKKEKRNSFNRYVFRSHEEALQMCQDRCLRVAYPCMVQNCDSVVTYIRSLHRHYLKVHRMRRDDIVKNEDKLVLNAEQLEELIQRTSARPTVTGVSSPNGVRKMEYQAEPENKGGQPAPMSLHSIKADTQDEDHHDPLGFPEEEEEEKEPPPVERNGVLVGADDVLYGEPSTGGHTEDSAATTQNSHKQEEKFSLDKIKPLLRTVTVDLSPPCSLRFTPEEGFQDASSNKDGKMLNKSALLPTPPVRQPLKRKNELSEQPSNLKDTQSCSPSPRPFDIGTYKPMGFESSFLKFIQETTPKDKNALSVKRRDSFRRSCSVKENNQLGISHTRSRRTHSPLLKPHAMTRDFTSVQNLKSILDKALAGCGDLAIKQLQYLRPVVVLGRPVCTTLPDLFPSDTNSSKLLLGS; encoded by the exons ATGCACTATGCTGGGAGCAGGAACTCCATGGATCATGGTCTGCCTCTTCTGGAGGTCTACTGCCTGTCCATAAACTGCTTTGCTGCGGCCCGATCCCACCTCACAGCAGAGTCCGACAGAGTTGCCCTTGTTTTGAAAAGACTAGCTTT GAGCTGTTTTGAACTGTTGCTGTCAGTACCTGAAAATGAAATCCCATATGAAGCCTGGCTTCAATTCCACCACTCCGTTCAG ATTGCCCATGATACCCTGCTACAGTATGGGAGCACAGACCTCCAAGCTTTACTCCAGATCACAGGAGAAGGGGGAGCATGGAGCAACCCAGTCCTCACCTCCCTCCTCACCGGCCAGCCCACCAACAAAGAAGAAG TTGATGCATACATCAGCTTGGAGGGCGAGGGCTTCATGGAGATGCGAGTGAAGCACCTGGAGAAGATGGGCGAATTGGCCAAAGCAGTGGTGTTGGCCAAAGCTTGCACTGAATGCAGTTTCGTCTCCAACCAAGCTACCTTTCGTCAAGTGTATGTCACCCTGCTTTGTCACCTGCTGCCCAATGAAGAAGCCATCATGGAG ATATCCAGACTTGATTGTAAGGATGTGCTGGAGATCACATGTAACCTGGAGACAGAAGGGGAGGAGAATACAGGCTTCATCTTGTGCACAACGTTCCTGACACAGCAGCTTCAGCAGCAGAGCCTTTACTGCTCCTG GGAGCTGACTCTCCTGTGGAGTAAGCTTCAGAGGAGGATCGGCCCCTCGTTGATGTCTCTTCTTGAACGATGCCTTCAGTTGGGTGCCATTGCCAAAACGGTCCACCATTTGCTTTACCTGGTCCGTGTTATTCAGACAGAG GCGCAGGAACTGGGGATAGCTGCGTCAGTAGAACTTTGCGTCAAAGCCCTCCAACTTCCAAAGCAGGATGACTCAGAAACAAGGATCTCTGTCTGTAAGACAGTGTCCTGCCTTCTTCCAGATGACCTTGAAGTTTTGCGTGCCTGCCTACTCACAGAATTCCTGCTTGGCCCCAGCCAGGAGAGCTTTAGCTGCCTTGAGGAGCTGTACTTGCGCCCAGACCAGAAGTATGATCAGGAAAATGAAGTTATTCCCAACTCACTACGCTGCGAGTTGCTACTGGCACTGAAATCATATTGGCCTTTTGACCCGGAATTCTGGGACTGGAAAACTCTCAAGTATCACTGCATCTCCCTTCTAGGGTTAACGCCAGAGTCAgaaggggaagaagaagaggtggtagtcaaacaagagagagataaagaacaTGAGTCACAGGAAAACGCAGTGAAAGTAGAATCTGAGCACCAACAGAGTTTAAATGGTAGTCTTGATGGTGATGAACAGCAGGATGAGAAGAAGCCTTCTAACTCAACAGAAGTTCAAGAAGAATCAGATACAAAGAAACACAAGTTCTGCTGTTTGATTTGTAAGAAGTCAGTCACTGACACCCAAATCGTCCACCACTCCAAAAGACATGCAGAGGACAACAGCAACCCCTGCCCTGTTTGCTTGGAGAAGTTCAAGAGCCGGAAGGAACTCGTTCCTCACATGAAACAACACATTTTGAGTGAAACACAActtaacaaaaataacataaagaACGAAGATATGCAGAAACAGATGGATGAGGATGATGACATTGAACCAGGTGAAATCACCATTGACCCCTCCTTAATGCTGTATTACAAATCCACACATGATCCAGATGTGCTGCACCACATTGTGCAGCAAGCTAAAACTGTCAAAGAGAAGCAAGTGGAGGATGACGAGCATGTAACATTCGATTACATCGAGCAACACTTCAAACTGCAGAACAGAGATGAGTATCCCTGTCCAGGAACTGGATGTACCAGGACTTTTAAACATTCCAAGTACTTATACGTTCACTTAAAGTCAGAGCATAAAGGTGATGAgaatgtgaaacattttcatcagaTGAGAGACAAGCGAGAGAAGTGTGTCTTTTGTAGACGCCATTTTGTCTCAGCTTACCATCACCGCAAACATAGAAGAGTTCACTATGGTGATCACCCATACACATGTGTGGTCATCGGTTGTGGCGCCAAATTTAGATCTTCCAATGAACTTGTTACGCACAAACAGACCCATGGCTATCAGCTCAACTACCAGTGTGAGCTTACAGGCTGTTACGTCACGTACTCCGACTTGGGACAAATCTATCACCATGAGGCACAGCATTTCAGAGATGCAGCTTTTACCTGCTCTAGTCCTGAATGTACAAAATACTATTTATCCAAAAAGGAATTTCTAGAGCATTTATCCACACATAATATTACCTTCTCTGAAGACGACTTTGAGGCTCAGAGGAAGGCAAAGCGGAAATTTCTTAAGACTGTTTCTGAAGCACGCCTTAATAAGTCAAGTGATTCAGAAGAGATTGTAAATGGTGATGTCCTAAACTCTTCCTCAGTAAGTTGTGCCTCCTCTTTGCAAGCATCTGACAACAAGGAGCCCAAAGGAACAATGACCTTGGTGGCCGTGTGTTTCGATGGGAGTAAGTTCACCTGTGGTTTTGAGAAGTGTGGCATGACTTTCTCCAGAGCCAGAGACGTCcaaagacatctgaaatgtgccCATCCAGAACACCTTAAACTGGAGaacaaagaacacaaacatgatAAGGAGCGAGGCTCAAAGTCCAAAGGCATAAAGACTGAAATGGAGCCGGAGCCAGAGCCTGagcaaaagggaaaaaatgaaccCTCGACTCCATTTCAACCTGTGGAGActgggaaagaaagaaaaacagccacTCATCCCAAAAACAATGAAGCAAACTCTTCAAGCCTTCAAGCAAAAAATGACACTCTGAAAGAAATTCTTATTGGTCTCAGTAAACTGGACCTCAATTCCTCATCCCCTCACAGTGTGCCAAATGACCCCCCTCAGTCAGAATCAAATGCAGCACAAATGTCCCTTCATCAGACAATCACAGCAAAACCACCTGTTGTATCACTTCCAAAAAGATCTCCTCCACCCGAGGAAAAGACGCCGGTAAAATCTGAGCAAGCATCTGCAACTGATGAAAAAGAAGGCAGTGTTGAATCATTAGCCACTGCTAAGCCGTACACCTGTGAGGTGAAAGGTTGTGGCTTCAGGACTGCACAGAGTTATAGCTTACTGCGCCACTATAACACCAAACATGGCCGTACGGTCGAACAGGCCAAAAGGTTGACCtctttgaaaaacacatcttttaaGCCCTATGTGTGCCAGCTTTGTTCCAAGagtcacagagaaaaacatgtgttGAAGGCCCACTATATCCAGGTACATAACCTGAGTGAGACTTTGGTGAACAAAATAAGCTATGCATCTGTGCGGTATGAGGGAAGCAAAGCCACTAACCCCGCAAAGCATACATCTCAGCACTTGACAAACCATGCTCTAAAAGTGAGGAAGATGGACATCCCACGGTTGCATCGccaacaggagaaaaaaaaagtaaccaCGATAAGTGAAACTGGACAAAACTTTGACAATCAGTCTCCAtctgaagaggaaggagaggacgAAGCAGAGAGTAGAGAGGAAGACAGTAGAGAGGAAGACAGTAGAGAGGAAGACAGTAGAGAGGAAGACAATGAGCAGAAGGGAGAAAGTGAGGTTGGGACCACACAACAGGTCAGAACTACAAGACGTTTGGTGGCCAAAAGCAATCTCTGCTATATTTTGGATAAATTTAGTAAACCCTTTCATTGTGTAGCAAAAAACTGTGATGCAGCTTTTTCCACCCAGGGAGGCCTTGTGCGCCACCTGCAGTTAATACACCATTACAATCGCTCTCAGCTTTTGTTGGAAAAAGATTTTGATGTGCATCACAGTCCAGAAGTGAAGAAAGAGCCTGCCAAGAAAAGGCCTCTCTCAAACTCAGATGAACCTCAACCCCAATACAAATGTCACTTTGCCAACTGTGTCTCCTCCTACCACCTTAAAAGCAGCCTGGTACGTCACACCCGTGACTGTCACTCTCAACCACCACCTCAATACAAATGTCACTTTGCCAACTGTGGTGCCTCCTACCACCTTAAAAGCAGCCTGGTTCGTCACACTCGTGACTATCACTCCCAGCCACCAGAGCTAATAAGGTGCAAGTATGAGGGCTGTACAAGAGTGTTCAGCCATGATGATGCACTTAAAAAACATACACTTTATAGTCACTGTGAGTACTATGACTCACTGGTGGTACGTCTGCAGAGCACTCACAAAAAGTCGATTACTGGATGCCAAAAGAAGCTTATAGTCACTCCACAGAGTCCTCAAAAAGAAGAACCTGGTTCACCCAACACACAGGCTGTAATATCGAGTCCCAAGCCTGAAGTGACCGCCCAGTCAGAGGAAGTGGGTGAGCAGGTTggtgaggaggagaagaaggtaCCAAGAgtcaaaaaggagaaaagaaattCTTTCAACCGCTATGTCTTCAGATCTCATGAAGAAGCTTTACAAATGTGCCAAGACCGTTGTCTGCGTGTGGCCTACCCATGCATGGTTCAGAACTGTGACTCTGTTGTCACATACATACGGAGCTTGCACCGTCACTACCTGAAGGTTCACCGTATGCGTCGAGACGATATCGTGAAGAATGAAGATAAGCTTGTTTTGAATGCCGAGCAGCTGGAGGAACTGATTCAGAGGACGTCAGCCAGGCCAACTGTTACAGGAGTGAGTAGCCCTAATGGGGTTCGCAAAATGGAGTATCAGGCAGAACCAGAAAACAAAGGGGGGCAGCCTGCACCCATGAGCCTGCACTCCATCAAGGCAGACACACAAGATGAGGATCATCATGATCCACTGGGATtccctgaggaggaggaggaggagaaggaaccGCCTCCTGTTGAGAGAAATGGTGTCCTTGTTGGTGCAGATGATGTGCTGTACGGTGAACCAAGCACCGGTGGGCACACCGAAGACTCAGCTGCAACAACACAGAACAGTCACAAACAGGAGGAGAAGTTCAGCTTGGATAAAATCAAACCTCTCCTTCGTACTGTCACTGTTGACCTCTCACCACCATGCTCACTGCGCTTTACTCCTGAGGAGGGCTTCCAAGACGCATCAAGCAACAAAGATGGTAAAATGTTGAACAAGTCCGCTCTGTTGCCCACTCCTCCTGTTCGGCAGCCGCTAAAACGGAAAAACGAACTGTCTGAACAGCCGTCAAACTTGAAAGACACTCAGTCTTGTAGCCCTTCTCCACGCCCTTTTGACATCGGCACATATAAGCCCATGGGCTTTGAATCCTCATTCCTGAAATTCATCCAAGAGACCACACCTAAAGACAAAAACGCATTGTCAGTGAAACGACGAGACTCATTCAGACGCAGTTGTTCAGTCAAGGAGAACAACCAGCTGGGAATCTCTCACACTCGCAGCAGACGCACTCATTCCCCACTGCTGAAGCCCCATGCTATGACTAGGGACTTCACATCAGTCCAAAACTTGAAGTCCATCCTGGACAAAGCCCTGGCTGGGTGTGGGGACCTGGCCATTAAGCAGCTTCAGTACCTCAGACCTGTAGTGGTCCTGGGGAGACCTGTGTGCACCACCCTGCCTGACCTCTTCCCATCAGACACCAACAGCAGCAAACTGCTTCTTGGAAGTTAA